The proteins below are encoded in one region of Sedimentibacter sp. zth1:
- a CDS encoding phospho-sugar mutase, which produces MNFLEQFRLWLEGSFADDKIKEELRQIEDNTNEIEDRFYKNLEFGTAGLRGVIGAGTNRMNILTVGRATQGLANYLIKEYINDISVVIAYDSRLMSKEFAKTAADVLISNGIKAYLFDEIKSTPQLSYAVRYLKCQAGIVITASHNPCQYNGYKVYNSNGGQIIESEANKITEEIANLNYEQIKFTQNIDNSNIITVDKEIDDSYIKLVKELSLCKDVDNNIKIIYTPLHGTGNIPVRRVLDEIGYKNVFVVKEQEKPDSKFSTVKYPNPEDIDAFKLGIKLAKENDADIILATDPDCDRVGVVVKDNNTHEYSALTGNQVGALLVDYILKIKSLNNELLDNSIIINSIVTSDLGCKIAKSYDVQTCKTLTGFKYIADKINELELSNPNTFIFGYEESYGYLYGDFVRDKDAVIASMLIAEMSAYYKKRGKTLIDVLNSLYERHGIFIDEVVSFTVEGVSGHNKISKIIEYFRDNKPNIINGNSITNLFDYKLGIHYDLITGDFDKLQLPKSNVLKFCFEDESWFVIRPSGTEPKIKVYFSLNGKSEQETRERLNNVKTEVFAIMNCIV; this is translated from the coding sequence ATGAATTTTTTAGAACAGTTTAGATTATGGTTAGAAGGAAGCTTTGCTGACGATAAAATCAAAGAAGAATTACGACAAATTGAAGATAATACAAATGAAATAGAGGATAGGTTTTATAAAAACTTAGAGTTTGGTACTGCAGGGTTAAGAGGAGTTATAGGAGCAGGTACCAATAGAATGAATATACTTACGGTTGGAAGAGCAACACAGGGATTGGCAAATTATTTAATAAAAGAGTATATTAACGATATAAGCGTTGTAATTGCATATGACTCTAGATTAATGTCTAAAGAATTTGCTAAGACAGCAGCAGATGTACTAATTTCTAATGGTATAAAGGCTTATCTATTTGATGAAATTAAAAGCACACCACAATTATCTTATGCTGTTAGGTATTTAAAGTGTCAAGCTGGTATTGTAATTACAGCTAGTCATAATCCATGCCAGTATAATGGCTACAAAGTTTATAACAGTAACGGTGGACAAATAATTGAAAGTGAAGCTAATAAAATAACTGAAGAAATTGCAAATCTAAATTACGAGCAAATTAAATTTACACAAAATATTGATAATTCAAATATAATAACAGTAGACAAGGAAATTGATGATAGTTATATAAAACTTGTAAAAGAATTAAGTTTATGTAAAGATGTTGATAATAATATAAAAATAATATACACTCCATTGCATGGAACAGGAAATATTCCAGTAAGAAGAGTATTAGATGAAATAGGATATAAAAATGTTTTTGTTGTAAAAGAACAAGAAAAACCAGACTCAAAATTTAGCACAGTCAAATATCCTAATCCAGAAGATATTGATGCATTCAAACTTGGTATCAAATTAGCAAAAGAGAATGATGCTGATATTATACTTGCTACAGACCCTGATTGTGATAGAGTAGGCGTTGTCGTAAAAGATAATAATACACATGAATATTCTGCATTAACTGGTAATCAAGTTGGGGCACTTTTAGTTGATTATATATTAAAAATAAAAAGCTTAAACAATGAATTGCTTGATAATTCTATCATTATAAATTCAATTGTAACTAGTGATTTAGGATGTAAAATTGCAAAGAGTTATGATGTTCAAACGTGTAAAACTCTAACGGGGTTTAAGTATATAGCAGATAAAATAAATGAATTAGAATTAAGCAATCCAAATACCTTTATATTTGGATATGAAGAAAGCTATGGTTATTTATATGGTGATTTTGTTAGAGATAAGGATGCGGTTATTGCATCAATGCTAATTGCTGAAATGAGTGCCTACTATAAGAAGAGGGGTAAAACATTAATAGATGTTTTAAACAGTTTATACGAAAGACATGGAATCTTTATAGATGAAGTTGTATCATTTACTGTTGAAGGTGTATCTGGACATAATAAAATTTCTAAAATTATTGAATATTTTAGAGATAATAAGCCAAATATAATAAATGGTAATAGTATAACGAATCTATTTGATTATAAATTAGGTATACATTATGATTTGATAACAGGAGATTTTGATAAGTTACAATTGCCTAAATCAAATGTTTTGAAATTCTGTTTTGAGGATGAATCATGGTTTGTTATAAGGCCATCTGGTACTGAACCAAAAATAAAAGTATACTTTTCGTTGAATGGAAAATCTGAACAGGAAACAAGAGAAAGACTTAATAATGTAAAAACTGAAGTTTTCGCAATTATGAATTGCATAGTTTAG
- a CDS encoding GGDEF domain-containing protein: MSKSKESNKLLKYFIVGLILTIIFITYIIHVFSHPYMNDNSVILNSNWSYSLNDNKSYAYAKNLSDIKKIKANTTINLKRKYDESIANPVLIIKSNHQYLTVSINDSVIYKSDTFSKNPGISLHIVPLNKKYKGSYLKISLSSPFSTYANNIENIYLCNTNTVVPKLLCLSISNLIMGIVFIVIGLIEIYLFIYTMNKQNSSRFIKFFSFFTIILGIYLCFNQIIMSVFFNPQTVSNIKHMALYLMPLLILLIFYDLVKIQKKFILYSIVGNAIFNVVALLSMITRILPLPSFLSFYRIILIIDFLISLSIFYKEYKNGNKFIIIPLFLFISLLILYFTSIINCNINVKVSLLYKYFILYVILYCFFSYFTTFLSKFTNVNTIIQHNNTLKSIAFTDNLTNFKNRYAFEKALNNLSKIQLGPSKTAVFVFDLNRLKSINDHYGHSFGDKYIQLCANCIMTTFEKPEHIFRIGGDEFVVILIETSLQEADTLINKLYDNFDKERFMTIRPSVAYGCAFYDSYLDKNLYNTFNRADRKMYLFKSKQKSQ, from the coding sequence ATGAGTAAAAGCAAAGAATCAAATAAATTGCTTAAATACTTTATTGTCGGACTTATTTTAACAATAATTTTTATTACTTATATAATTCATGTATTTTCTCATCCATATATGAATGATAATTCAGTGATTTTAAACTCAAATTGGTCATATAGTCTTAATGATAATAAAAGCTATGCCTATGCTAAAAATTTATCTGATATAAAAAAAATAAAGGCTAACACTACAATTAACTTAAAAAGAAAATATGATGAAAGTATTGCAAATCCGGTCCTTATCATAAAAAGTAATCATCAGTATTTAACAGTATCTATAAATGATAGCGTAATTTATAAATCAGATACTTTTTCAAAAAATCCAGGTATATCACTACACATTGTGCCTTTAAATAAAAAATATAAAGGTAGCTACTTAAAAATATCCTTGTCTTCACCTTTTTCAACATATGCAAATAACATAGAAAATATTTATTTATGTAATACTAATACTGTTGTACCAAAATTATTATGTTTATCTATAAGCAATCTAATTATGGGAATCGTTTTTATTGTTATTGGCCTTATTGAAATTTATCTTTTTATATATACTATGAATAAGCAAAATTCAAGTCGTTTTATAAAGTTTTTTAGTTTTTTCACCATAATACTAGGTATTTATTTATGCTTCAATCAAATAATAATGAGTGTATTTTTCAATCCACAAACAGTCTCTAACATAAAACATATGGCTTTATATCTTATGCCACTTTTAATTTTACTTATATTTTATGATCTTGTTAAAATTCAAAAAAAGTTTATTTTATATTCAATTGTAGGTAACGCAATTTTTAATGTTGTAGCATTGCTTAGTATGATTACTAGAATTTTACCTCTACCTTCTTTTTTGAGTTTTTACAGAATTATATTAATAATTGATTTTTTAATATCTTTATCTATATTTTACAAAGAATATAAAAATGGTAATAAATTTATTATTATACCGTTATTTTTATTTATTTCTTTATTAATTTTGTATTTTACAAGCATTATTAATTGCAATATAAATGTTAAGGTATCCTTATTATATAAATACTTTATACTTTATGTCATATTGTATTGTTTTTTCTCCTATTTTACTACATTTTTATCAAAATTTACGAATGTAAATACAATAATACAACATAACAATACATTAAAATCCATAGCATTTACGGATAATCTTACAAACTTTAAAAATCGTTATGCGTTTGAAAAAGCTCTAAATAATTTATCTAAAATACAACTAGGACCTAGTAAAACAGCTGTTTTTGTATTTGATTTGAATAGATTAAAATCAATAAATGACCATTATGGGCACAGTTTCGGTGATAAATACATTCAACTATGTGCTAATTGTATTATGACTACTTTTGAAAAACCAGAACATATATTTAGAATAGGTGGCGACGAATTTGTTGTTATTTTAATAGAGACAAGTCTCCAAGAAGCAGATACTTTAATTAATAAATTATATGATAACTTTGATAAAGAAAGATTCATGACTATACGTCCTAGTGTAGCATACGGATGCGCATTTTATGACAGTTACCTAGATAAAAATTTGTATAATACATTTAATAGAGCAGATAGAAAAATGTATTTATTTAAATCTAAACAAAAATCGCAATAA
- a CDS encoding M23 family metallopeptidase codes for MILKIKIRNLIILILIIALAISSILIYQNNKIYSVSTTEKKFIKYVEFNVPYSLLDCALKYDIKFHNTEKPINWIELIAYLGAKYGGEYKRYKRSHLDKLVKKLTDGESMEKLTEGMKYYDYYLEAYTAVLDGFVGEYEIEQQKKDTEEETEWVKKYGLIAFSPIAKGYEYWHYDDFGVSRTYGYKRVHLGNDLMGQVGTPIIAVEGGIIEALGWNRYGGWRIGIRSFDNKRYYYYAHLRKNFPFKKALKVGDTVKAGDVIGYMGRTGYSNTENTNNITKSHLHFGIELIFDESQKESNNEIWINVYNIVRLLNRNKSKTVKNLETKEYHRVYDIKY; via the coding sequence ATGATATTAAAAATAAAAATAAGAAATTTAATAATATTAATATTAATTATAGCTTTAGCTATTTCTTCTATATTAATATATCAAAACAATAAAATTTATTCAGTTTCAACAACAGAAAAAAAATTCATAAAATATGTCGAATTTAATGTTCCATATTCTCTTTTAGATTGTGCATTAAAATATGATATAAAATTTCATAATACAGAAAAACCAATTAATTGGATAGAATTAATTGCGTATTTGGGCGCAAAGTATGGCGGTGAATATAAAAGATATAAACGTTCTCATTTAGATAAACTTGTAAAAAAATTGACCGATGGAGAATCCATGGAAAAATTAACTGAAGGCATGAAATACTACGATTATTATTTAGAAGCTTATACTGCGGTACTTGATGGATTTGTTGGAGAATATGAAATTGAGCAACAAAAAAAAGACACTGAAGAAGAAACCGAGTGGGTTAAGAAATATGGACTTATTGCTTTTTCTCCAATTGCAAAAGGTTACGAGTATTGGCATTATGATGATTTTGGTGTTTCTAGAACATATGGCTACAAGAGAGTTCATCTTGGTAATGATTTGATGGGTCAGGTTGGAACACCTATAATTGCAGTTGAAGGAGGAATCATCGAAGCTTTGGGATGGAACAGATATGGAGGGTGGCGAATAGGAATAAGAAGCTTTGATAACAAAAGATATTATTACTACGCACATCTTAGAAAGAACTTTCCTTTTAAAAAAGCACTAAAAGTGGGAGATACCGTTAAGGCTGGTGATGTTATCGGCTACATGGGTAGAACTGGTTACAGCAATACTGAAAACACCAATAACATAACTAAATCTCACTTGCATTTTGGTATAGAATTAATATTTGATGAATCCCAAAAAGAAAGCAACAATGAAATTTGGATTAATGTATATAATATAGTTAGATTACTTAATAGAAATAAATCTAAAACTGTTAAAAATCTAGAAACTAAAGAATACCATAGAGTCTATGATATTAAATATTAA
- a CDS encoding rod shape-determining protein → MGIRADVGIDLGTASVLVYIRGKGIVMQEPSVVAIDKNTNRILEVGEEARKMLGRTPGNIVAIRPLRDGVISDFDITEKMLKYFIKKAIGSSFIRPRVIICVPSGVTEVEKRAVLDASNNAGAKRTFLIEEPVAAAIGAGLDISKPAGHMIIDIGGGTTDIAVISLGGIVVSKSIKIAGDKCDEAIVRYIRKKYNVMVGTRSAEDLKISIGTAFPVEEEKTMEVRGRNLVTGLPKNITISSSDMLEAMEETVTSIADAVHSVFEKTPPELASDISERGIVMTGGGCLIDGLDKLIAKRTGVITHIADDAVSCVAKGTGKSLENLDSLSDSLLTDDIRKDYRRV, encoded by the coding sequence ATGGGTATACGAGCAGATGTAGGCATAGATCTTGGCACAGCTAGTGTGTTAGTTTATATAAGAGGCAAAGGAATTGTTATGCAAGAACCTTCTGTTGTCGCAATAGACAAAAACACAAATAGAATTTTGGAAGTAGGAGAAGAAGCTAGAAAAATGCTTGGTAGAACTCCTGGCAATATAGTAGCTATAAGACCATTGAGAGATGGTGTTATTTCTGATTTTGACATAACAGAAAAAATGTTAAAGTATTTTATTAAAAAGGCTATAGGATCATCTTTTATTAGACCCAGAGTAATTATATGTGTTCCTAGTGGAGTTACAGAAGTTGAAAAAAGAGCGGTATTAGATGCAAGCAACAATGCAGGAGCAAAGAGAACTTTTTTGATAGAAGAGCCTGTTGCCGCAGCTATAGGAGCCGGACTTGATATTTCCAAACCTGCTGGACACATGATTATTGATATTGGTGGTGGAACTACAGATATTGCTGTAATTTCATTAGGGGGAATAGTTGTTAGCAAATCAATTAAAATAGCTGGAGATAAGTGCGATGAAGCTATAGTTAGATATATAAGAAAGAAATATAATGTTATGGTTGGAACTAGAAGTGCTGAAGATTTAAAAATTAGTATAGGTACAGCTTTTCCTGTAGAAGAAGAAAAGACTATGGAAGTTAGAGGTAGGAACTTAGTTACTGGTTTACCTAAAAACATAACAATTTCTTCATCTGATATGTTGGAAGCTATGGAAGAAACAGTTACGAGCATAGCTGATGCTGTTCATTCTGTATTTGAAAAAACTCCTCCTGAGTTAGCTTCAGATATAAGTGAAAGGGGTATAGTTATGACTGGTGGAGGATGTCTAATTGATGGATTAGATAAATTAATTGCAAAAAGAACTGGTGTTATCACACACATAGCTGATGATGCTGTTTCTTGTGTAGCAAAGGGAACCGGAAAATCTTTAGAAAATTTAGATTCATTAAGTGATTCATTATTAACAGATGATATAAGAAAAGATTATAGGCGAGTATAA
- a CDS encoding S-layer homology domain-containing protein, translated as MNIFTTHAKKVVTLTLIFMMLFTTLGYGNDYEYNEEEIEALIDKVCLERGVPSVFVKAIATLESGMQQFNKDGTPKISSRNNIGLMQVGNYKNMFDAEKLKYDIEYNINAGIDVLLIKWNASVLNKSVSSIGNMDPNVLENWYFALWAYNGWISRNNPNYNSKAYQNRIYKICDEEYEQPINNIELSCLPSYGNPSRGLNIETPSQVSYANTFQFEKDDIIVINSIIDDKYLCDEPDGQYLLSVSSGQIAKVTEGPILQDGNYWYKILINDNTSGWIERNWIKKIGDADYGIYPFEDIIYHWSAEPVMKLFNKGIINGKLDNKFHPDENLSREEFCVLLTKVLQLESSNFVQDDLRFEDKDSICAWAAPSIVALDKEKILNLYADKMNAELDITRGEITYIIAKHLINLEKIKFDLDYDDMDEEREFNISEAFNLEEIELSFKDIENLEQWQVDNIKILYSNGLISGATENEFEYSGKVSRGATASVMSKLFDLLNN; from the coding sequence ATGAATATATTTACAACCCATGCCAAAAAGGTAGTTACATTAACATTAATTTTTATGATGTTGTTTACAACATTAGGGTATGGCAATGACTATGAATATAATGAGGAAGAAATAGAGGCTTTAATAGACAAGGTTTGTTTAGAAAGAGGTGTACCATCTGTATTTGTTAAAGCAATTGCCACTTTAGAATCAGGAATGCAACAGTTTAACAAGGATGGAACACCAAAAATATCTTCAAGAAACAACATTGGACTCATGCAAGTAGGCAATTACAAGAATATGTTTGATGCAGAAAAATTAAAATACGATATTGAATATAACATAAATGCTGGTATCGATGTTCTTCTTATTAAGTGGAACGCAAGTGTTTTAAATAAAAGTGTATCAAGTATAGGCAATATGGATCCAAACGTGTTGGAAAATTGGTATTTTGCTTTGTGGGCTTACAATGGATGGATTTCAAGAAATAATCCAAATTATAATTCAAAAGCGTATCAAAATAGAATATACAAAATATGTGATGAAGAGTATGAACAACCTATAAATAATATTGAACTTTCATGTTTACCTTCATATGGGAATCCAAGTAGAGGGTTAAATATTGAAACTCCATCTCAAGTTAGTTATGCCAACACTTTTCAGTTTGAAAAAGATGATATCATTGTTATAAATAGTATAATAGACGATAAATATTTGTGTGATGAGCCAGACGGACAATATCTTTTAAGCGTTAGTAGTGGACAGATAGCAAAAGTAACAGAAGGTCCGATACTTCAAGACGGAAACTATTGGTACAAAATTCTCATTAATGATAATACAAGTGGTTGGATAGAAAGAAATTGGATTAAAAAAATAGGTGATGCCGATTACGGGATTTATCCGTTTGAAGATATTATATATCATTGGTCAGCAGAACCAGTGATGAAACTTTTTAACAAAGGGATAATAAATGGAAAACTTGATAATAAGTTTCATCCTGATGAGAATTTGTCTAGAGAAGAATTTTGCGTTTTATTAACAAAAGTTTTACAATTAGAAAGTTCGAATTTTGTACAAGATGATTTGAGATTTGAAGATAAAGATAGTATTTGTGCTTGGGCAGCTCCAAGCATAGTTGCTTTAGATAAGGAAAAAATATTAAATCTTTATGCTGACAAAATGAATGCTGAACTAGACATAACTCGTGGAGAAATAACTTATATCATAGCAAAACATCTAATCAATTTAGAAAAAATAAAATTTGACTTAGATTATGATGATATGGATGAAGAAAGAGAGTTTAATATTAGCGAAGCCTTTAATTTGGAAGAAATAGAATTGTCTTTTAAGGATATAGAAAATCTAGAGCAGTGGCAAGTAGATAATATTAAAATTTTGTATAGCAATGGTTTAATTAGCGGGGCTACAGAAAATGAATTTGAATATTCCGGAAAAGTAAGTAGAGGTGCAACTGCATCAGTAATGTCAAAATTATTTGATTTATTAAATAATTAA
- the galU gene encoding UTP--glucose-1-phosphate uridylyltransferase GalU — protein MNIKKAVIPAAGFGTRFLPATKSVPKEMMPIVDKPAIQYVIEEAVEAGIEDILIITSRHKKSIEDYFDNEVELDILLDSKNKHEVVEKLKEITNLANIHFIRQKEAKGLGHAIWLAKTFIGNEPFAVILPDDLIYSDTPCLKQMIDQFNKYQSTILGVQRVDEDKVNKYGIISGKQLSEKIFEVDNLVEKPNVENAPSNVAIVGRYIITPEIFDILENLQVGVGGEIQLTDGLLKLLKNQSLYAYLFDGKRYDTGNTKGYLEAVVDYALKREDIREDFLMNLKSVIK, from the coding sequence ATGAATATAAAAAAAGCGGTAATACCTGCTGCTGGATTTGGCACTAGATTTTTGCCTGCAACAAAATCTGTTCCTAAGGAAATGATGCCAATAGTAGATAAACCGGCTATTCAGTATGTTATTGAGGAAGCTGTAGAGGCTGGAATAGAAGATATATTGATAATTACAAGTAGACATAAAAAATCCATAGAAGATTATTTTGATAACGAGGTAGAATTAGACATACTACTTGATTCAAAAAACAAACATGAAGTAGTAGAAAAACTAAAAGAGATAACGAATTTAGCTAATATACATTTTATTAGACAAAAAGAAGCTAAGGGCTTAGGTCATGCTATTTGGTTAGCCAAGACTTTTATTGGCAACGAACCATTCGCAGTAATCTTACCTGATGATTTGATTTACTCGGATACTCCTTGCTTAAAACAAATGATTGATCAATTTAATAAATATCAAAGTACAATACTTGGTGTTCAAAGAGTTGATGAAGATAAAGTTAATAAGTACGGAATTATTTCAGGAAAACAATTATCTGAAAAAATATTTGAGGTTGATAATCTTGTAGAAAAACCAAATGTAGAAAATGCTCCATCTAATGTTGCAATAGTTGGCAGATATATAATCACACCAGAAATTTTTGATATTCTAGAAAACTTACAGGTTGGTGTTGGTGGAGAAATACAACTAACAGATGGTTTGTTAAAGTTGTTGAAAAATCAAAGCTTATATGCATATTTGTTTGATGGTAAAAGATATGATACAGGCAATACAAAAGGATATCTTGAAGCTGTTGTCGATTATGCTTTAAAAAGAGAAGATATAAGAGAAGATTTTTTGATGAATTTAAAATCAGTTATAAAATAG
- a CDS encoding MATE family efflux transporter, translated as MQNNSQNKMGTTPMLKLIISMSLPAMFSMLIQSLYNIVDSMFVAKLGENALTAVSLAFPIQILIIAVAVGTGIGINSLVSRRLGEKKQDEANSAATHGIILGIFNGLIFAILGILFTKLFFTSFTDDKTIVDMGYNYIIIITTFSIGSFVQINLEKTLQATGNMIYPMLFQLTGAITNIILDPIMIFGLFGFPKLGIKGAAIATITGQIIAMIFSLYIVLKKKHEVKISFRNFKFNIKTIKDIYAVGFPSMIMQAIASLLVIGLNSILIAFSDAAVDVLGVYYKLQSFIFMPVFGLTQGVMPIMGYNFGAKNKNRLISALKIGIAIASIIMLFGTILFMSIPNKLLMLFNATNEILEIGIPALRIISICFICAAGGIVFSTFFQAVGHGRKSLYISILRQLVIILPSAFFLSKLGINYVWYAFPISEIVALVVSIWLFFMLYNKTIKTI; from the coding sequence ATGCAAAACAACTCGCAGAATAAAATGGGTACTACACCTATGTTAAAACTAATTATATCAATGTCATTACCCGCAATGTTTTCTATGCTAATTCAATCTTTATACAATATTGTTGATAGTATGTTTGTTGCTAAGCTTGGGGAAAATGCACTTACAGCAGTTTCCCTAGCTTTTCCTATTCAAATACTTATCATTGCGGTTGCAGTTGGTACAGGTATAGGTATAAATTCTTTGGTTTCCAGAAGATTAGGGGAAAAGAAACAAGATGAAGCTAATAGTGCCGCTACACATGGAATTATATTAGGTATATTTAATGGTTTAATATTTGCTATACTTGGAATACTATTTACTAAATTATTTTTCACTTCATTCACAGATGATAAAACCATTGTAGATATGGGATATAACTATATAATTATAATAACAACTTTTTCAATTGGTTCATTTGTGCAAATAAATCTTGAAAAAACTTTACAAGCTACTGGCAATATGATTTATCCGATGCTATTTCAGTTAACAGGAGCTATCACAAATATAATTTTAGACCCTATTATGATTTTTGGCTTATTTGGATTCCCCAAATTAGGAATCAAAGGCGCTGCAATTGCTACTATTACAGGACAAATTATAGCTATGATTTTTTCTCTATATATCGTTTTGAAAAAGAAACATGAAGTTAAAATATCTTTTAGAAATTTTAAATTTAACATTAAAACTATAAAAGATATATATGCCGTTGGTTTTCCATCAATGATTATGCAAGCAATAGCTTCACTACTTGTTATAGGACTTAATTCTATATTAATTGCATTTTCAGATGCAGCAGTAGATGTTTTAGGTGTTTACTATAAATTACAATCGTTTATATTTATGCCAGTATTTGGATTAACACAAGGTGTTATGCCTATTATGGGATACAATTTCGGTGCAAAAAACAAAAATAGGCTTATTTCAGCTTTAAAAATTGGAATTGCAATTGCTTCTATTATTATGCTTTTTGGAACTATTTTGTTTATGAGCATACCAAATAAACTATTGATGTTGTTTAATGCGACAAATGAAATACTAGAAATAGGTATACCAGCTTTGAGAATTATCTCTATATGTTTTATTTGTGCCGCAGGTGGAATTGTATTTTCTACATTTTTTCAGGCTGTTGGACATGGAAGAAAAAGCTTATACATTTCAATACTAAGACAGCTAGTTATAATTTTACCATCCGCATTTTTTTTGTCAAAGTTAGGTATTAACTATGTATGGTATGCTTTCCCTATTTCGGAGATAGTAGCATTGGTAGTTAGTATTTGGTTATTTTTCATGCTTTATAATAAAACTATAAAAACTATTTAA